Proteins encoded within one genomic window of Cumulibacter manganitolerans:
- a CDS encoding NAD(P)H-dependent flavin oxidoreductase encodes MIKTRFTETFGVEAPIVQGGMQWVGVAELVAGVANAGALGFITALTQPTPEALVKEIERCREMTDKQFGVNLTILPAINPPPYAEYRDAIISAGVKIVETAGFNPVEHMPDFKAAGVKVLHKCTSVRHAVKAQGIGVDGISIDGFECAGHPGEDDIPGLILIPAAAEQISIPMIASGGFGDARGLVAALALGADGINMGTRFMATQEAQIHANVKQALVDGDERSTNLIFRQLRNTARVAKNAISDEVVGVLAGGGQFEDVRELVAGVRGRSVYETGDLDAGIWSAGMVQGLINDVPSCAELIDRIVGGAEEIIGSRLAGMLVHEPAATSS; translated from the coding sequence ATGATCAAGACCAGGTTCACCGAGACATTCGGCGTCGAGGCGCCGATCGTGCAGGGCGGCATGCAGTGGGTCGGCGTGGCCGAGCTCGTCGCCGGCGTGGCCAATGCGGGAGCCCTCGGCTTCATCACCGCGCTGACCCAGCCCACCCCCGAGGCGCTCGTGAAGGAGATCGAGCGCTGCCGGGAGATGACGGACAAGCAGTTCGGCGTCAACCTCACGATCCTGCCCGCCATCAACCCGCCGCCGTACGCCGAGTACCGCGACGCCATCATCAGCGCCGGGGTCAAGATCGTCGAGACGGCCGGCTTCAACCCCGTCGAGCACATGCCCGACTTCAAGGCCGCCGGGGTGAAGGTGCTGCACAAGTGCACCAGCGTCAGGCACGCGGTGAAGGCGCAGGGCATCGGCGTCGACGGCATCTCGATCGACGGCTTCGAGTGCGCCGGGCACCCCGGTGAGGACGACATCCCCGGGCTCATCCTGATCCCGGCCGCGGCCGAGCAGATCAGCATCCCGATGATCGCCTCGGGCGGGTTCGGCGACGCCCGCGGCCTGGTCGCCGCGCTTGCCCTCGGCGCCGACGGCATCAACATGGGCACCCGCTTCATGGCCACGCAGGAGGCGCAGATCCACGCCAACGTCAAGCAGGCGCTGGTCGACGGCGACGAGCGCTCCACCAACCTGATCTTCCGCCAGCTGCGCAACACCGCCCGCGTCGCCAAGAACGCGATCTCCGACGAGGTCGTCGGCGTCCTCGCCGGCGGCGGCCAGTTCGAGGACGTCCGTGAGCTGGTGGCCGGCGTCCGCGGCCGCAGCGTCTACGAGACCGGCGACCTCGACGCCGGCATCTGGTCGGCGGGCATGGTGCAGGGGCTGATCAACGACGTGCCGTCGTGTGCCGAGCTCATCGACCGGATCGTCGGCGGCGCCGAGGAGATCATCGGCTCGCGGCTCGCCGGGATGCTCGTCCACGAGCCTGCGGCTACGAGTTCATAA
- the glmU gene encoding bifunctional UDP-N-acetylglucosamine diphosphorylase/glucosamine-1-phosphate N-acetyltransferase GlmU: MSDAPTAVIILAAGQGTRMKSARPKVLHAIGGRSLLGHVLAAARPLAARETVVVVGAGREQVAEHLAQVAPDVRTAVQEEQLGSGHATRVGVELLGQVTGTVVVLNGDAPLLTDSTLRSFVEHHAEHGDAMTILSAVVPDPTGLGRIVRSGERVTAIVEQKDATAEQAAITEINAGVYAFDGAHLQDVLASLSRENAQGEEYLTEAVTLLLERGRTVGAYVAPSYEETLGCNDRIELAARGRQLNDRLCRKWMREGVTIVDPQTTWIDADVELASDVTLLPGTHLAGATKVDEGATVGPDCTIIDCEIGAGASVVRTHAELAVVGTGASVGPFAYLRPNSRLGEGGKIGTFVETKNAAIGAQSKVPHLTYVGDATIGVDTNIGASSVFVNYDGVHKSHTTIGDHCRLGSDNMYVAPVTVGDGAYSGAGTVIRKDVPPGALAVSGGPQRNLLGWVGENRPGTASAEAAAAASEPVRDVDQKDA, from the coding sequence ATGAGTGACGCCCCCACCGCCGTGATCATCCTGGCCGCAGGCCAGGGCACCCGGATGAAGTCGGCCAGGCCGAAGGTGCTGCACGCGATCGGGGGACGCAGCCTCCTCGGTCACGTGCTGGCCGCCGCCCGCCCGCTCGCCGCCCGTGAGACGGTCGTCGTCGTGGGCGCCGGGCGCGAGCAGGTCGCCGAGCACCTGGCGCAGGTCGCGCCGGACGTGCGCACCGCGGTCCAGGAGGAGCAGCTCGGCTCCGGCCACGCGACCCGCGTCGGTGTCGAGCTCCTCGGCCAGGTCACCGGGACCGTCGTCGTCCTCAACGGCGACGCGCCGCTGCTGACCGACTCCACGCTGCGGTCCTTCGTCGAGCATCACGCCGAGCACGGCGACGCGATGACGATCCTGTCCGCCGTCGTCCCGGACCCCACCGGTCTCGGCCGGATCGTGCGCTCCGGCGAGCGGGTGACGGCGATCGTCGAGCAGAAGGACGCCACCGCCGAGCAGGCCGCGATCACCGAGATCAACGCCGGCGTGTACGCCTTCGACGGGGCGCACCTGCAGGACGTGCTGGCCTCCCTGTCGCGCGAGAACGCGCAGGGGGAGGAGTACCTCACCGAGGCCGTCACCCTGCTGCTGGAGCGCGGCCGCACCGTGGGCGCCTACGTGGCGCCGAGCTACGAGGAGACCTTGGGCTGCAACGACCGCATCGAGCTGGCGGCGCGGGGCCGGCAGCTCAACGACCGGCTGTGCCGCAAGTGGATGCGGGAGGGGGTGACGATCGTCGACCCGCAGACCACCTGGATCGACGCGGACGTCGAGCTCGCCTCCGACGTGACGCTGCTGCCGGGCACCCACCTGGCCGGGGCCACCAAGGTCGACGAGGGCGCGACGGTCGGGCCGGACTGCACGATCATCGACTGCGAGATCGGCGCCGGGGCGAGCGTCGTCCGCACGCACGCCGAGCTGGCCGTCGTCGGCACCGGCGCCAGCGTGGGGCCGTTCGCGTACCTGCGGCCCAACTCGCGGCTCGGCGAGGGCGGCAAGATCGGCACCTTCGTCGAGACGAAGAACGCCGCCATCGGCGCGCAGTCCAAGGTGCCGCACCTGACCTACGTCGGCGACGCGACGATCGGCGTCGACACCAACATCGGCGCCTCGAGCGTGTTCGTGAACTACGACGGGGTGCACAAGTCGCACACCACGATCGGCGACCACTGTCGGCTGGGCTCGGACAACATGTACGTCGCGCCGGTGACCGTCGGCGACGGCGCGTACTCCGGCGCGGGCACGGTGATCCGCAAGGACGTACCACCGGGCGCGCTCGCCGTCTCCGGCGGCCCTCAGCGCAACCTGCTCGGCTGGGTAGGGGAGAATCGTCCGGGAACTGCTTCGGCGGAGGCCGCCGCCGCGGCGTCCGAACCGGTGCGGGACGTCGATCAGAAAGACGCTTGA
- a CDS encoding FAD:protein FMN transferase, whose amino-acid sequence MSARSGVGRWELQLWTTYGVILTTDPRAIDRVRDDVLAELDRIERACSRFRADSEVCQIVRRPGVPIVLSDTLAALMDRAQRSLEWTGGAVSVTLGTPLGYDPLVGVYTARPREVLDFGSIGKAYAAERVAALIAERTGSGVLVNLGGDIATVGAPPEGGWRIRIDDDSSPESPVVALGSGGLATSSIVRRAWSDADGTRRHHIIDPRTGENPPPYWLTVSVVADSAVDANAAATAAIVLGERGPDLLERHGLSARLVGVGGSVRYLGSWPHDRLTHVA is encoded by the coding sequence ATGAGCGCGCGCTCCGGGGTCGGCCGCTGGGAGCTGCAGCTCTGGACGACGTACGGCGTCATCCTGACCACCGATCCGCGGGCGATCGACCGCGTCCGGGACGACGTCCTCGCCGAGCTGGACCGGATCGAGCGGGCGTGCAGCAGGTTCCGCGCCGACTCGGAGGTGTGCCAGATCGTGCGCCGGCCGGGCGTCCCGATCGTGCTGAGCGACACCCTCGCGGCCCTGATGGACCGCGCGCAGCGCTCGCTGGAGTGGACCGGGGGCGCGGTGAGCGTGACGCTCGGGACGCCGCTGGGGTACGACCCTCTCGTGGGGGTGTACACGGCGCGGCCGCGGGAGGTACTGGACTTCGGGTCCATCGGCAAGGCGTACGCCGCGGAGCGGGTGGCGGCGCTGATCGCCGAGCGCACCGGCAGCGGCGTGCTGGTGAACCTCGGCGGCGACATCGCGACGGTGGGCGCTCCGCCGGAGGGCGGCTGGCGGATCCGCATCGATGACGACAGCAGCCCCGAATCGCCCGTCGTGGCGCTGGGCAGCGGCGGCCTCGCGACCTCCAGCATCGTGCGCCGCGCGTGGTCGGACGCCGACGGCACCCGCCGCCACCACATCATCGACCCGCGCACCGGGGAGAACCCGCCGCCGTACTGGCTGACCGTCTCGGTCGTCGCCGACAGCGCCGTCGACGCCAACGCGGCCGCCACCGCGGCGATCGTCCTCGGCGAGCGCGGGCCCGACCTGCTCGAGCGGCACGGGCTCTCGGCCCGGCTGGTGGGCGTCGGTGGCTCCGTGCGGTATCTCGGATCCTGGCCGCACGACCGGCTGACCCACGTCGCGTAG
- a CDS encoding ribose-phosphate diphosphokinase → MSSIEKPSQKSLMVFSGRAYPELADEIAANLGVTVTPTSSYAFANGELYARSEESARGADVFVVQSHTTPINDWLMEQLILVDALKRASAKRITVVSPFYPYARQDKKSRGREPITARLVADMYTAAGADRIISVDLHTAQIQGFFDGPVDHLFATPILTDYIRNKYLDQPITVVSPDSGRVRLSERWADYLGGTPLAFIHKTRDVTQPNQTVANRVVGDVKDRLCILIDDMIDTGGTICKAADALVKAGAKDVVIAATHGILSDPAAQRLAEAPVSEVIFTNTLPIPPEKKLDKMTVLSIAPLIARAIKEIFEDGSVTSLFDGDA, encoded by the coding sequence ATGAGCAGCATTGAGAAGCCGAGCCAGAAGAGCCTGATGGTGTTCTCCGGCCGGGCCTACCCCGAGCTGGCCGACGAGATCGCGGCGAACCTCGGAGTGACGGTAACGCCGACCTCGTCGTACGCCTTCGCCAACGGCGAGCTGTACGCGCGGTCCGAGGAGTCCGCCCGCGGCGCCGACGTGTTCGTCGTGCAGTCGCACACCACCCCGATCAACGACTGGCTCATGGAGCAGCTGATCCTCGTCGACGCGCTCAAGCGCGCGTCGGCCAAGCGGATCACCGTCGTCTCGCCGTTCTACCCGTACGCGCGCCAGGACAAGAAGAGCCGCGGCCGCGAGCCGATCACCGCGCGCCTGGTGGCCGACATGTACACCGCCGCCGGGGCCGACCGCATCATCTCGGTCGACCTGCACACGGCACAGATCCAGGGCTTCTTCGACGGGCCGGTCGACCACCTGTTCGCGACGCCGATCCTGACCGACTACATCCGCAACAAGTACCTCGACCAGCCGATCACCGTCGTCTCGCCGGACTCCGGCCGCGTGCGGCTCTCCGAGCGCTGGGCGGACTACCTCGGTGGTACGCCGCTGGCGTTCATCCACAAGACCCGCGACGTGACGCAGCCGAACCAGACCGTCGCGAACCGCGTGGTCGGTGACGTCAAGGACCGGCTCTGCATCCTGATCGACGACATGATCGACACCGGCGGCACCATCTGCAAGGCCGCCGACGCCCTGGTCAAGGCCGGCGCAAAGGACGTGGTCATCGCCGCGACGCACGGGATCCTGTCCGACCCGGCGGCCCAGCGGCTCGCGGAGGCGCCCGTGAGCGAGGTGATCTTCACCAACACGCTCCCGATCCCGCCGGAGAAGAAGCTCGACAAGATGACGGTGCTCTCGATCGCTCCGCTGATCGCGCGCGCCATCAAGGAGATCTTCGAGGACGGCTCGGTCACCAGCCTGTTCGACGGCGACGCCTAG